In a single window of the Arthrobacter sp. StoSoilA2 genome:
- a CDS encoding septum formation initiator family protein, producing the protein MATRRPKVPRADALGRPNSAGRPNSAGRPNSAGRPNSAGTANGPARPATAGKPNSAGHADGDVIEAEFGASRAPAESSTPATAARKTRAPKTPGSGRSPATKTTGSGKSPATRTSPAASTKASSKASGNSAGDAQDLDPVPAKAFSGRMLALAVVMIAITIMLAPTVRIFLEKRAEISALEAEIASKQAEQAELNKQLSRWQDPNYVKQQARDRINMVMPGETGYWVFGGEEAAGTPGGRTGSGSSANPANLPWVDALWESIRRSATD; encoded by the coding sequence ATGGCCACCCGTCGTCCAAAGGTTCCCAGGGCCGACGCCCTCGGAAGGCCAAACAGCGCAGGAAGGCCGAACAGCGCAGGAAGGCCGAACAGCGCAGGCAGGCCAAACAGCGCAGGCACGGCCAACGGCCCGGCACGGCCCGCTACGGCAGGCAAGCCAAACAGTGCAGGCCATGCCGACGGGGACGTCATCGAGGCAGAGTTCGGCGCCTCCCGCGCCCCTGCGGAATCCTCGACGCCGGCAACGGCCGCCAGAAAAACCCGGGCTCCCAAAACCCCGGGCAGCGGCAGAAGCCCCGCCACCAAAACCACGGGCAGCGGCAAGAGCCCAGCCACCAGGACGAGCCCCGCCGCGTCCACGAAAGCTTCAAGCAAGGCCTCCGGCAACAGTGCCGGTGATGCCCAGGACCTCGATCCCGTACCGGCCAAGGCGTTCTCGGGCAGGATGCTCGCGCTGGCCGTCGTCATGATTGCCATCACCATCATGCTGGCGCCCACGGTCCGGATTTTCCTGGAGAAACGGGCCGAAATCTCCGCGCTGGAGGCCGAGATCGCCAGCAAGCAGGCAGAGCAGGCGGAGCTGAACAAGCAGCTTTCCCGGTGGCAGGATCCCAACTACGTGAAACAGCAGGCCCGCGACCGCATTAACATGGTTATGCCGGGTGAAACGGGTTACTGGGTATTTGGCGGGGAAGAAGCCGCCGGTACCCCTGGGGGCCGCACCGGCTCCGGCTCATCCGCAAACCCGGCAAACCTGCCCTGGGTGGATGCGCTCTGGGAGTCAATCAGACGATCGGCAACAGACTAG
- a CDS encoding DUF501 domain-containing protein, whose protein sequence is MEENTAATPQESRQPSARDLDVLSRQLGRPVRDVVEIPARCVCGNPLVAATAPRLSNGTPFPTTFYLTHPVITSAVSRLEAGGLMNEMNDRLTADQELADAYHGAHEAYLQARNEIAGRSGTGAVPEIDGISAGGMPTRVKCLHVLVGHSLAAGPGVNPLGDEALEAISEWWTKDRCYCDGAWDTAGEAPSRDLSRHGPQGLPDIVGRPAPVRKPKAGSVSEVVEDA, encoded by the coding sequence GTGGAAGAGAACACGGCAGCCACGCCGCAGGAATCCCGCCAGCCATCAGCACGCGACCTCGATGTCCTCAGCCGCCAGCTGGGCAGGCCGGTGCGGGACGTGGTGGAGATTCCCGCACGCTGCGTATGTGGGAATCCGCTCGTGGCGGCCACGGCGCCCCGGCTCAGCAACGGGACACCATTTCCCACGACGTTCTACCTGACCCACCCGGTCATCACGTCCGCTGTGTCGCGCCTGGAAGCGGGCGGGCTGATGAATGAGATGAATGATCGGCTGACCGCGGACCAGGAACTTGCGGATGCGTACCATGGTGCCCACGAGGCCTACCTGCAGGCGCGCAACGAGATCGCTGGACGTTCCGGGACCGGTGCCGTGCCGGAAATCGACGGGATCTCCGCTGGCGGCATGCCCACCCGCGTCAAGTGCTTGCACGTCCTGGTTGGCCACTCGCTGGCTGCCGGTCCCGGGGTCAACCCGCTGGGCGATGAGGCCCTGGAAGCAATTTCAGAGTGGTGGACCAAGGATCGTTGCTACTGCGATGGCGCCTGGGACACTGCAGGCGAGGCGCCCTCGAGGGATCTTAGCCGTCATGGTCCTCAAGGCTTGCCTGACATCGTGGGTCGCCCGGCACCGGTCCGTAAACCCAAGGCCGGGTCCGTCAGCGAAGTGGTGGAGGACGCATGA
- a CDS encoding N-acetyltransferase yields MPGETDLKTLLESLHPVIRDGDYVYALWPHGKPLEGDIEAAVREAEGLTVVLRRDEADRLGLSYDFVAAWITLQIHSDLEAVGLTAAVSAALTHAGISCNVLAGFHHDHLLVPVAEADRALDVLRLLARGVVLRTERPEDRPEILELTARAFSVSPVTGEPVQGTPLEVGLLRELFECDEYIPELSIVAEIGGDIVGHAISTRGWIGDLELVGLGPIGVLPQFQRRGVGSALMRETAARATAAGEPAIALLGSPLYYPRFGYVPATSLGVEPPEAAWGDHFQLLPLPAWPDGVRGTFRYAAPFERV; encoded by the coding sequence ATGCCTGGCGAAACCGATCTGAAGACCCTCCTGGAGTCCCTGCATCCTGTCATCAGGGATGGTGACTATGTGTACGCTCTCTGGCCGCACGGCAAACCGCTGGAAGGCGACATCGAGGCCGCCGTCCGGGAGGCCGAAGGTTTGACCGTGGTGCTGCGGCGCGACGAAGCGGACAGGCTTGGTCTTTCCTACGATTTCGTGGCCGCCTGGATCACGCTCCAGATCCATTCCGACTTGGAGGCGGTGGGTTTGACGGCGGCCGTGAGTGCGGCGCTGACGCACGCAGGCATCAGCTGCAACGTCCTGGCGGGCTTTCATCATGACCACCTGCTGGTCCCCGTAGCGGAAGCGGACCGAGCGCTGGACGTGTTGCGTTTGCTGGCCCGGGGAGTGGTCCTGCGGACAGAGCGGCCAGAAGACCGTCCTGAAATCCTGGAACTGACCGCCCGGGCCTTTTCGGTGTCTCCAGTGACCGGCGAACCGGTCCAGGGGACGCCCTTGGAGGTTGGATTGCTGCGCGAGCTCTTCGAGTGCGACGAGTACATTCCAGAGTTGAGCATCGTAGCTGAGATCGGCGGGGACATTGTTGGCCACGCCATCAGTACCCGTGGCTGGATCGGCGACCTGGAACTTGTGGGGTTGGGTCCCATCGGAGTGCTTCCCCAGTTTCAGCGACGCGGCGTCGGCTCGGCCCTCATGCGTGAAACCGCCGCGCGTGCCACGGCGGCAGGGGAGCCTGCCATAGCTTTGTTGGGCAGCCCCCTGTACTACCCGCGCTTCGGGTACGTTCCGGCCACCTCCCTGGGTGTGGAACCGCCCGAGGCTGCCTGGGGCGATCACTTCCAGCTGCTGCCGCTTCCGGCATGGCCCGACGGCGTTCGGGGGACCTTTCGCTACGCGGCGCCATTCGAACGCGTGTAG
- a CDS encoding DedA family protein — MLEHAAGQPWIYPVLLVFFFIDGFATILPSETAIVGLSALSLHNGQPNLWILGGTALVGAMAGDNMAYMLGRKIGLNRWKWMRRPKVRKMFAWAQYELDKRGAVLIFTARYIPWGRVAVNYVAGQTGFRHRTFFFLDAFACVTWVCYSIGIGLLAGQWVHNNPLLGVGIAVAFAVILGIVVDHVLRWWHKYLEKKDLEKKDRAAAAAATAMAPTTNPQEMTPKAAAGVDLSKPAG; from the coding sequence GCCCTGGATTTATCCGGTCCTTCTGGTCTTCTTCTTCATTGACGGATTTGCCACCATCCTTCCCAGCGAAACAGCCATCGTTGGCCTCTCGGCACTGTCCCTCCACAATGGACAGCCCAACCTGTGGATCCTCGGCGGCACCGCATTAGTGGGTGCCATGGCAGGCGACAACATGGCCTACATGCTGGGCCGCAAAATTGGCCTGAACCGTTGGAAGTGGATGCGGCGTCCCAAGGTCCGGAAGATGTTCGCCTGGGCCCAGTATGAGCTCGACAAACGTGGGGCTGTCCTGATCTTCACGGCCCGCTATATTCCCTGGGGACGTGTGGCTGTGAACTACGTTGCCGGACAGACGGGATTCCGTCACAGGACATTCTTCTTCCTGGATGCCTTTGCCTGCGTCACCTGGGTTTGCTACTCCATCGGCATCGGACTCCTCGCAGGGCAATGGGTGCACAACAACCCGCTGCTTGGCGTGGGCATTGCAGTGGCGTTCGCGGTGATCCTGGGCATTGTCGTGGACCACGTCCTTCGCTGGTGGCACAAGTACCTGGAGAAGAAGGACCTGGAAAAGAAGGATCGGGCTGCCGCCGCTGCGGCAACTGCGATGGCGCCCACGACGAACCCGCAGGAGATGACCCCAAAGGCGGCCGCCGGCGTCGACCTCTCCAAGCCTGCTGGCTAA
- a CDS encoding adenosine deaminase: protein MTEPIVDAAPALDFDLKSLPKVSLHDHLDGGLRPATIIELAHAVGHTLPSTDPVALGQWFRESADSGSLVRYLETFDHTIAVMQTKEGLFRVAKEFVEDLAEDGVVYGEVRWAPEQHLQKGLTLDEVVEAVQDGLEAGVDAAEERGQQIQVGQLITAMRHADRGQEIAELAVRHRANGVVGFDIAGAEDGFLPSRFKDAFTYLAENNFPATVHAGEAAGLDSIQSALVDGRALRLGHGVRIAEDIAVEFEDNSDDDGEDTIGMVTLGGVAAWVRDRGIALEICPSSNLQTGAISSFGEGIESHPLDMLFQLGFNVTINTDNRLMSGVTLTDEFELLVETFDYDLDDLLELTLNAAEAAFLPLDEREALVEYINDAYANLG, encoded by the coding sequence GTGACTGAGCCCATTGTTGACGCTGCCCCTGCCCTCGACTTCGATTTGAAGAGCCTTCCCAAGGTTTCCCTCCATGACCACTTGGACGGGGGACTGCGGCCTGCAACCATCATTGAACTGGCGCACGCCGTCGGCCACACGCTGCCTTCCACTGATCCTGTTGCCTTGGGCCAATGGTTCCGGGAATCCGCGGACTCCGGTTCGCTGGTGCGGTACCTGGAAACGTTCGACCACACGATTGCCGTGATGCAGACCAAGGAGGGCTTGTTCCGGGTCGCCAAGGAATTCGTGGAAGACCTCGCCGAGGACGGCGTCGTCTACGGTGAAGTGCGGTGGGCCCCCGAACAGCACCTGCAGAAGGGCCTGACCCTGGATGAAGTGGTGGAAGCGGTCCAGGATGGCCTCGAAGCCGGCGTGGATGCGGCTGAAGAACGCGGCCAGCAGATCCAGGTCGGGCAACTCATCACTGCGATGCGCCACGCTGACCGCGGCCAGGAAATCGCGGAGCTGGCTGTTCGACACCGCGCCAACGGCGTTGTCGGTTTCGACATCGCGGGGGCCGAGGACGGCTTCCTGCCCTCACGGTTCAAGGACGCCTTCACCTACCTTGCCGAGAACAACTTCCCGGCCACGGTCCACGCCGGTGAGGCCGCAGGCCTGGACAGCATCCAGTCGGCGCTCGTGGACGGACGGGCTTTGCGGCTTGGGCACGGGGTGCGTATTGCCGAGGACATCGCGGTGGAGTTTGAGGACAACTCCGACGACGACGGCGAGGACACCATCGGCATGGTGACACTCGGCGGCGTGGCCGCCTGGGTGCGCGACCGCGGAATCGCCCTGGAAATCTGCCCGTCATCGAACCTCCAGACCGGTGCTATCTCCAGCTTCGGCGAAGGCATCGAGAGCCACCCGTTGGACATGCTTTTCCAGCTCGGTTTCAACGTCACCATCAACACGGACAACAGGCTCATGAGCGGTGTCACGTTGACGGACGAGTTCGAGCTCCTGGTGGAGACTTTCGACTACGACCTCGATGATTTGCTCGAACTGACGCTCAACGCCGCAGAGGCCGCCTTCCTGCCCTTGGACGAGCGTGAAGCTTTGGTCGAGTACATCAACGATGCCTACGCCAACCTCGGCTAA
- a CDS encoding S8 family serine peptidase — MTLRYHRLLSAALATMLAGGALAGALLTAPAAMADAWRDKEYWLKESGITNAWQVSKGAGVKVAIIDSGVDGNHPDLKGVVVGGTDVSGAGAPNGQKSIGAKTEHGTLVATMLAGRGHTTPTASPSPSASPTVPPAGGPDGIIGVAPEAEILAVSTWLGSPNPGGKTDQEQIPDAVRWAVDNGAKVINISLGSTSPVWPQSWDAAFLYAEQKDVVIVAAAGNRVGGNVQVGAPATIPGVLTVAGLDGDGRASVDSSSQGISIGVAAPAENLLGGLPGGGYAQWAGTSGSAPIVSGVAALIRSKWPDMSAKQVINRIVSTAKDAGAPGKDPLYGYGVLNAEAALKDQVETTSTNPLGSIADWIRVHRRGDFSTPSEAPVASPTSAAPTLADPTVPVAATPAQVDDALPAAVVLGFGGIFAVIIVGASIQLRRVAKNPSTAGEEAETGTLEAVDPPTRK, encoded by the coding sequence ATGACCCTGCGATACCACCGCCTGCTTTCTGCTGCCCTGGCCACGATGCTGGCCGGGGGAGCGTTGGCGGGTGCGCTGTTGACTGCACCGGCAGCGATGGCAGACGCCTGGCGGGACAAGGAGTACTGGCTCAAGGAATCGGGAATCACGAATGCCTGGCAGGTCTCCAAGGGTGCAGGAGTCAAGGTCGCCATCATCGATAGCGGCGTTGACGGGAACCACCCTGACCTCAAGGGCGTCGTCGTGGGCGGAACGGACGTTTCCGGAGCCGGCGCGCCCAACGGACAGAAAAGCATAGGCGCCAAGACAGAGCACGGAACCCTTGTGGCCACCATGCTTGCCGGGCGTGGTCACACCACGCCCACAGCTTCCCCGTCGCCCTCAGCCTCGCCGACGGTTCCTCCTGCCGGGGGACCGGACGGGATCATCGGCGTCGCGCCTGAAGCGGAGATCCTGGCAGTGTCCACCTGGCTGGGGTCACCCAACCCGGGAGGCAAGACGGATCAGGAACAGATTCCGGACGCCGTGCGCTGGGCTGTGGACAATGGCGCGAAGGTCATCAATATTTCCCTGGGCAGCACCTCGCCGGTTTGGCCTCAAAGTTGGGATGCCGCCTTCCTGTATGCCGAGCAAAAGGATGTGGTGATCGTCGCCGCCGCGGGCAACCGGGTGGGTGGCAACGTGCAGGTTGGCGCTCCTGCCACCATTCCCGGCGTGCTCACAGTGGCAGGGCTCGACGGCGATGGCCGGGCCAGCGTCGACTCCTCCTCCCAAGGGATCAGCATTGGCGTTGCAGCACCGGCAGAAAATCTGTTGGGAGGCCTTCCCGGGGGCGGATACGCGCAATGGGCTGGAACGTCCGGGTCCGCGCCCATCGTTTCCGGCGTGGCTGCGCTCATCCGGTCCAAGTGGCCTGACATGAGCGCGAAGCAGGTCATCAACAGGATTGTCAGCACGGCCAAGGATGCCGGTGCCCCGGGCAAGGATCCCCTTTACGGCTACGGCGTGCTCAACGCAGAGGCAGCGCTGAAGGATCAGGTAGAGACAACAAGCACCAATCCACTCGGATCGATCGCGGACTGGATCCGCGTCCATCGGCGAGGTGACTTCAGCACGCCCTCCGAGGCCCCTGTGGCCAGTCCTACAAGCGCTGCACCCACCTTGGCAGATCCGACGGTTCCTGTCGCCGCCACTCCTGCACAAGTGGATGATGCCCTTCCGGCCGCTGTCGTACTCGGATTCGGCGGCATTTTCGCAGTGATCATCGTGGGCGCATCCATTCAGTTGCGCAGGGTCGCCAAGAACCCTTCCACTGCCGGGGAAGAGGCAGAAACTGGAACGCTGGAAGCGGTGGATCCACCCACCCGGAAGTAG
- the eno gene encoding phosphopyruvate hydratase, with translation MALIDAIHAREILDSRGNPTVEVEVLLSDGQIGRAAVPSGASTGEHEAVELRDGDKGRYLGKGVQKAVDAVIDEISPALIGFDATDQRSIDQAMIDLDGTPNKSKLGANAILGVSLAVANAAAASSDLPLYKYLGGPNAHVLPVPLMNILNGGSHADSDVDIQEFMIAPIGAETFSEGLRWGVEVYHNLKAVLQEKGLSTGLGDEGGFAPNLPSNRAALDLIQEAIKNAGYTPGTDIALALDVASSEFYKDGAYQFEGKALTASEMSAYYAELVADYPLVSIEDPLDENDWEGWKTLTDTIGDKVQLVGDDLFVTNPVRLQQGISAATANSLLVKVNQIGSLTETLDAVSLAQRSGYTTITSHRSGETEDTTIADIAVATNAGQIKTGAPARSERVAKYNQLLRIEEELDDAARYAGRSAFPRFKG, from the coding sequence ATGGCGCTTATCGATGCCATCCACGCCCGCGAAATCCTTGATTCCCGCGGAAACCCGACCGTAGAAGTTGAGGTCCTGCTTTCCGACGGCCAGATCGGCCGCGCAGCAGTTCCCTCCGGCGCCTCCACCGGCGAGCACGAAGCTGTTGAACTCCGTGACGGCGACAAGGGCCGTTACCTCGGCAAGGGTGTCCAGAAGGCCGTTGACGCGGTCATCGACGAGATCTCGCCGGCACTCATTGGTTTCGACGCAACGGACCAGCGCAGCATCGACCAGGCCATGATCGACCTCGACGGCACCCCGAACAAGAGCAAGCTCGGCGCCAACGCCATCCTGGGTGTATCCCTGGCCGTTGCCAACGCCGCCGCTGCTTCCTCGGACCTGCCGCTGTACAAGTACCTCGGTGGCCCGAACGCACACGTCCTGCCGGTTCCGCTGATGAACATCCTCAACGGTGGCTCGCACGCCGACTCCGATGTTGACATCCAGGAATTCATGATCGCCCCGATCGGTGCCGAGACCTTCTCCGAAGGCCTGCGCTGGGGCGTTGAGGTGTATCACAACCTCAAGGCTGTCCTCCAGGAAAAGGGCCTCTCCACGGGCCTCGGCGACGAAGGTGGCTTTGCCCCCAACCTGCCGTCCAACCGCGCTGCACTGGACCTGATCCAGGAAGCCATCAAGAACGCCGGCTACACCCCGGGCACGGACATCGCCCTTGCCCTGGACGTTGCATCCTCCGAGTTCTACAAGGACGGTGCATACCAGTTCGAAGGCAAGGCACTGACCGCCTCGGAAATGAGCGCCTACTACGCCGAGCTCGTTGCCGACTACCCGCTGGTCTCCATTGAAGACCCGCTGGACGAGAACGACTGGGAAGGCTGGAAGACCCTCACCGACACCATCGGTGACAAGGTCCAGCTGGTTGGCGATGACCTCTTCGTCACCAACCCGGTCCGCCTGCAGCAGGGAATCAGTGCCGCCACGGCCAACTCCCTGCTGGTCAAGGTCAACCAGATCGGTTCCCTGACCGAGACCCTGGACGCCGTTTCCCTGGCCCAGCGTTCCGGTTACACCACCATCACCTCGCACCGCTCCGGCGAAACCGAGGACACCACCATTGCTGACATCGCCGTTGCCACCAACGCGGGCCAGATCAAGACCGGTGCCCCGGCCCGCTCCGAGCGCGTCGCAAAGTACAACCAGCTCCTGCGCATCGAAGAAGAACTCGACGACGCCGCACGCTACGCCGGCCGCAGCGCATTCCCGCGTTTCAAGGGCTAG
- a CDS encoding MazG nucleotide pyrophosphohydrolase domain-containing protein yields the protein MPTPTSAKESGNGISELIRTIASLREHCPWMGALTHESLVEYLIEEAYEVVDSIEAGDSPARDEELRGELGDVLLQVVLHARLAEERGSFDFDAVARGINAKMVRRNPHVFKPDGSLQATFPATVEEIILKWDAVKRSEKPGRADPFEGIPPHLPALAGAQKSLDRAARAGLSVDAQSRATAVGLPAVPDSEEALGELLLAVVAGAREQGLDAERALRAAVRSFQNGKARPS from the coding sequence ATGCCTACGCCAACCTCGGCTAAGGAGTCCGGCAACGGCATTTCGGAGCTGATCCGGACCATAGCCTCATTGCGCGAGCATTGCCCTTGGATGGGTGCGCTGACGCATGAGTCCCTGGTCGAGTACCTGATCGAGGAAGCCTACGAGGTTGTGGACTCGATTGAGGCCGGGGATTCGCCCGCCAGGGACGAGGAGCTTCGCGGCGAGCTGGGCGACGTACTGCTTCAAGTGGTGCTGCATGCCCGGCTTGCCGAGGAGCGCGGCAGCTTCGACTTTGATGCTGTGGCCCGCGGCATCAACGCGAAGATGGTCCGCCGCAATCCACACGTCTTCAAGCCGGACGGTTCGCTGCAGGCCACGTTCCCGGCGACGGTCGAGGAAATCATCCTGAAGTGGGATGCCGTGAAGCGTTCCGAGAAGCCCGGCCGTGCCGATCCGTTCGAGGGAATTCCACCGCACTTGCCTGCCTTGGCAGGGGCGCAAAAATCCCTGGACCGTGCTGCCCGTGCGGGTCTGTCGGTCGACGCCCAAAGCCGGGCAACCGCCGTCGGGCTTCCTGCGGTTCCAGACTCGGAAGAGGCGCTCGGTGAGCTGTTGCTCGCCGTCGTTGCCGGTGCCAGGGAGCAAGGGCTCGACGCCGAGCGTGCCCTCCGCGCAGCAGTTCGATCGTTTCAGAACGGGAAGGCCCGGCCTTCATGA
- a CDS encoding FAD-dependent oxidoreductase yields MATTPELIDRPRVLVVGGGYVGLYVALKLQKKIANAGGIVTVVDPLPYMTYQPFLPEVAGGNIEARHAVVSHRQHLKQTELIQGRVTSIDHANRTAVVAPANGEAPFEVPYFDVVIAAGAITRTFPIKGLADKGIGLKTIEEAVALRNKVLERIEAASTMTDPAERAKALTFVVVGGGFAGIECLTEMEDLARAAVKNNPRVRQEEVRFILVEAMGRIMPEVTASQAEWVVEHLRSRDIEVLLNTSLDSAEGNLKLINLPDKTSAGEVEADTLVWAAGVQANPMIRSTDFPLEPRGRVRVLPDLRIAGDEGIVENAWAAGDIAAVPDLTGKGLPDGTCVPNAQHALRQAKKLAKNLWASRWDKPLHDYKHKNLGAVAGFGEWKGVANINLLGRIGLKGGLAWLAHRGYHGMAMPTVERKFRVIFGWILAFFAGRDTTQLIDLDNPRGAFVAAATPAPKPAAAPAPAPAPAVAEKPAEDKTPVSADAK; encoded by the coding sequence ATGGCAACCACCCCAGAGCTCATTGACCGTCCCCGGGTTCTCGTCGTCGGCGGCGGCTACGTCGGCCTGTACGTAGCCCTTAAATTGCAGAAGAAGATCGCGAATGCAGGTGGCATCGTCACCGTCGTAGATCCACTGCCCTACATGACGTACCAGCCGTTCCTCCCCGAGGTCGCTGGTGGCAACATCGAGGCACGCCACGCCGTCGTCTCCCACCGTCAGCACCTCAAGCAGACCGAACTCATCCAGGGCCGCGTCACCAGCATCGACCACGCAAACCGCACTGCGGTTGTGGCTCCTGCCAATGGTGAAGCTCCGTTCGAGGTTCCGTACTTCGACGTCGTCATCGCAGCCGGTGCCATCACCCGCACGTTCCCCATCAAGGGCCTCGCCGACAAGGGCATCGGCCTGAAGACCATTGAGGAAGCCGTAGCACTTCGCAACAAGGTGCTGGAGCGCATCGAAGCCGCTTCCACCATGACGGACCCCGCAGAGCGCGCCAAGGCCCTCACCTTCGTGGTTGTCGGTGGCGGTTTTGCAGGCATCGAATGCCTCACCGAAATGGAAGACCTCGCCCGCGCAGCGGTCAAGAACAACCCGCGTGTCCGCCAGGAGGAAGTCCGCTTCATCCTCGTCGAAGCCATGGGCCGCATCATGCCCGAGGTCACCGCATCCCAGGCCGAGTGGGTCGTCGAGCACCTGCGTAGCCGCGATATCGAGGTCCTCCTCAACACCTCCCTGGACAGCGCAGAGGGCAACCTCAAGCTGATCAACCTCCCGGACAAGACGTCCGCCGGTGAAGTCGAAGCTGACACCCTCGTGTGGGCTGCCGGTGTGCAGGCCAACCCGATGATCCGCTCAACGGACTTCCCGCTGGAACCGCGCGGCCGTGTCCGCGTCCTCCCGGACCTCCGTATTGCCGGTGACGAAGGCATTGTCGAGAACGCTTGGGCAGCCGGCGACATCGCCGCTGTTCCGGACCTCACGGGCAAGGGCCTGCCGGACGGTACCTGTGTGCCGAATGCCCAGCACGCGCTCCGCCAGGCAAAGAAGCTCGCCAAGAACCTCTGGGCTTCCCGCTGGGACAAGCCGCTGCACGACTACAAGCACAAGAACCTTGGTGCTGTTGCCGGCTTCGGCGAGTGGAAGGGCGTTGCCAACATCAACCTGCTCGGCCGCATCGGCCTCAAGGGCGGCCTCGCATGGCTGGCACACCGTGGGTACCACGGAATGGCGATGCCCACGGTTGAGCGCAAGTTCCGCGTGATCTTCGGCTGGATCCTGGCCTTCTTCGCTGGCCGCGACACCACGCAGCTGATTGACCTGGACAACCCACGGGGCGCATTCGTTGCAGCTGCAACCCCGGCCCCCAAGCCGGCTGCTGCACCTGCACCTGCTCCCGCGCCTGCTGTTGCGGAAAAGCCTGCCGAGGACAAGACTCCGGTATCGGCTGACGCCAAGTAG
- a CDS encoding Ppx/GppA phosphatase family protein, translating into MSRVAAIDCGTNSIRLLIADASANGATGPLTDVVREMRVVRLGQGVDATGELAPEALERTFSATADYAALIREHGATRVRFAATSATRDARNRQVFVDGIRDLLGVEPEVISGDEEAALSFAGASSVLPVTGDDAVLVVDLGGGSTEFVLGDAHGVIAARSVDIGCVRLTERHLRSDPPTAAQIAAAEADVDAALDLAAQTVPLDRATAVVGVAGSITTITAHALGLSEYQPDRIHGAYLDIETISDACTSLLEMTRDERAVLPYMHPGRVDVIGAGALVWRRILERLAAVGNGAIGGAISSEHDILDGIALSIRDSA; encoded by the coding sequence ATGAGCCGCGTTGCTGCCATTGACTGCGGAACCAACTCCATCCGTCTCCTCATTGCCGATGCCTCGGCGAACGGGGCAACTGGGCCGCTGACCGACGTCGTGCGTGAAATGCGTGTGGTGCGGCTTGGCCAGGGCGTGGATGCCACCGGAGAACTTGCTCCCGAGGCCTTGGAACGCACCTTCTCCGCCACAGCGGACTATGCAGCGCTTATCCGCGAACACGGTGCCACGCGCGTGCGCTTTGCCGCCACCTCGGCCACCCGCGACGCGAGGAACCGCCAGGTTTTCGTTGACGGGATCCGTGACCTTCTGGGTGTGGAGCCTGAAGTTATCTCGGGTGATGAGGAAGCTGCGCTGTCCTTCGCAGGGGCAAGCAGTGTTTTGCCGGTAACGGGGGATGACGCCGTGCTGGTGGTTGACCTGGGCGGTGGCAGCACCGAATTCGTCCTCGGCGATGCCCATGGCGTGATTGCTGCGCGTTCGGTGGACATTGGCTGTGTACGGTTGACCGAACGGCACCTTCGCAGCGACCCACCTACGGCGGCGCAAATTGCAGCGGCAGAGGCCGACGTCGACGCCGCACTCGACCTCGCCGCTCAGACAGTCCCGTTGGACCGTGCCACAGCCGTGGTTGGCGTCGCGGGTTCCATCACCACCATCACTGCGCACGCCCTGGGCCTCAGCGAATACCAGCCGGACCGGATCCACGGCGCCTACCTGGACATTGAAACCATCAGCGACGCGTGCACCAGCCTGCTGGAGATGACCCGCGACGAGCGGGCGGTCCTTCCCTACATGCACCCGGGCCGCGTGGACGTTATTGGAGCTGGAGCCCTGGTGTGGCGGCGCATCCTGGAAAGGCTTGCTGCCGTGGGCAACGGTGCCATCGGCGGTGCAATTTCGAGCGAGCACGACATCCTGGACGGGATTGCCCTGAGTATCCGGGACTCCGCATGA